The Saxibacter everestensis genome has a window encoding:
- a CDS encoding formylglycine-generating enzyme family protein: MDTFASPEMVAIPAGPVTLSDRRTRSSWSVDVSDFEIARNPLTQAEYASVIGERPSAHPGDRLPVEGVSWWDAIRFCNVLSDRAGLVSAYDIDGDNVRWESSANGYRLPTEAEWERACRAGTTGPRYGDLDSIAWYRANSDGRTHEVGGKQPNAWGMYDMLGNVFEWCWDIYDAEVYGTYRVLRGGGWFDEHWSCRASVRRRSHPTYRIDDVGFRIARG, encoded by the coding sequence ATGGATACTTTTGCTTCACCGGAGATGGTCGCCATCCCCGCAGGTCCGGTCACCCTCTCGGATCGACGGACCCGCAGCAGTTGGAGCGTCGACGTCTCCGACTTCGAGATCGCAAGAAACCCGCTCACACAGGCGGAGTACGCCAGCGTCATCGGGGAGCGGCCGAGCGCACACCCTGGTGATCGACTGCCGGTTGAAGGCGTCTCGTGGTGGGACGCGATCCGGTTCTGCAACGTCCTGTCAGATCGCGCCGGACTGGTGAGCGCCTATGACATAGACGGCGACAACGTTAGATGGGAGTCCTCAGCCAACGGATATCGGCTGCCGACCGAGGCCGAGTGGGAACGCGCGTGCCGGGCCGGAACGACCGGGCCTCGATACGGCGACCTGGATTCGATCGCATGGTATCGCGCCAACTCGGACGGCCGGACGCACGAAGTCGGCGGAAAACAGCCGAACGCTTGGGGCATGTACGACATGCTGGGCAACGTCTTCGAGTGGTGCTGGGATATCTACGACGCCGAGGTGTACGGCACATATCGGGTGCTGCGCGGCGGCGGCTGGTTCGACGAGCATTGGAGCTGCCGCGCCTCGGTGCGGCGGCGCAGCCACCCGACGTATCGGATCGATGACGTCGGATTCCGGATTGCGCGCGGATAG
- the glnA gene encoding type I glutamate--ammonia ligase, with protein sequence MFKNADELLTFIAEEDVRYVDIRFCDLPGVVQHFNMPAKAFTADVFEEGLLFDGSSIRGFQAIHESDMKLIPDPETAFVDPFRTEKTVVINHSIVDPFTDEAYSRDPRQVAAKAEAYLKSTGIADTAFFGAEAEFYVFDDVRFQTAADHSFYKLDSIEAAWNSGAEEPGGNLGYKTRFKGGYFPVPPVDHFADLRDEISTTLDELGIEVERAHHEVGTAGQQEINYKFSTLQLAADQLLLFKYVVKNVSWYNGKSATFMPKPLFGDNGSGMHCHQSLWKDGKPLFYDENGYGGLSDLARWYIGGLIKHAPALTAFTNPTINSYRRLVPGFEAPVNMVYSARNRSAAIRIPVTGASPKAKRIEYRAPDPSSNPYLSFAAQLMAGLDGIKNRIEPPEPVDKDLYELPPEEAKNIATLPASLDDALNALEADHEFLTYGDVFTPDLIETWIDYKRTHEIEPVRLRPTPHEFELYYDI encoded by the coding sequence ATGTTCAAGAACGCCGACGAACTTCTCACGTTCATTGCGGAGGAGGATGTTCGTTACGTTGACATCCGATTCTGCGATCTGCCGGGCGTCGTTCAGCATTTCAACATGCCAGCAAAGGCATTCACTGCGGACGTGTTCGAGGAGGGTCTGCTCTTCGACGGTTCCTCGATTCGCGGGTTCCAGGCAATCCACGAATCCGATATGAAGCTCATCCCGGATCCTGAGACGGCCTTTGTCGATCCGTTCCGCACCGAGAAGACGGTTGTCATCAACCACTCGATCGTCGATCCCTTCACCGACGAAGCGTACTCCCGCGACCCACGCCAGGTTGCGGCCAAAGCCGAGGCCTACCTGAAGAGCACCGGCATCGCCGACACGGCCTTCTTCGGCGCCGAAGCCGAGTTCTACGTTTTCGATGACGTCCGGTTCCAGACCGCCGCCGACCACAGCTTCTACAAGCTGGACTCGATCGAGGCTGCCTGGAACTCGGGAGCCGAAGAGCCAGGCGGAAACCTCGGCTACAAGACCCGGTTCAAGGGTGGCTACTTCCCGGTACCGCCCGTCGACCACTTCGCCGACCTGCGCGATGAGATCTCGACGACCCTCGACGAACTCGGCATCGAGGTAGAGCGCGCCCACCACGAGGTGGGAACCGCGGGCCAGCAGGAGATCAACTACAAGTTCTCCACCCTGCAGCTGGCCGCGGACCAGCTGCTGCTCTTCAAGTACGTGGTCAAGAACGTGTCCTGGTACAACGGCAAGTCGGCAACTTTCATGCCGAAGCCGCTATTCGGTGACAACGGTTCAGGAATGCACTGCCACCAGTCACTGTGGAAGGACGGAAAGCCGTTGTTCTACGACGAGAACGGTTATGGCGGACTTTCCGACCTTGCCCGCTGGTACATCGGTGGCCTGATCAAGCACGCTCCGGCACTCACCGCATTCACGAATCCGACCATCAACTCCTACCGTCGCCTGGTTCCCGGCTTCGAGGCGCCGGTCAACATGGTGTACTCGGCCCGGAACCGCTCGGCCGCGATTCGGATTCCGGTGACGGGTGCGTCGCCGAAGGCGAAGCGGATCGAATACCGTGCGCCTGACCCGTCATCGAACCCGTATCTTTCCTTCGCCGCCCAGCTGATGGCCGGCCTGGACGGGATCAAGAACCGGATCGAACCGCCGGAGCCGGTCGACAAGGACCTCTACGAGTTGCCGCCCGAGGAAGCGAAGAACATCGCGACCCTGCCCGCCTCACTCGACGACGCCCTCAACGCTCTTGAGGCAGACCACGAGTTCCTGACTTACGGGGATGTCTTCACGCCCGACCTGATCGAGACCTGGATCGACTACAAGCGCACTCACGAGATCGAGCCGGTTCGGCTGCGCCCGACCCCGCATGAGTTCGAGCTGTACTACGACATCTGA
- a CDS encoding RDD family protein encodes MVDRRDIGTWIEGTPTPGEPVRWPGERLGRPENGSGSMARFGRRLIALIIDWGLAFLIAKFAFDSNQWAILGIFAAEQILLVGTLGYSIGHRILGLRVIRLDGRWPGPLWAFVRTVLLCLVIPAGIWDADQRGLHDKAAGTALVRI; translated from the coding sequence GTGGTTGACAGGCGCGATATCGGAACATGGATCGAAGGCACTCCTACCCCCGGAGAACCTGTGCGGTGGCCGGGGGAGCGGTTGGGGCGACCGGAAAACGGCAGTGGATCGATGGCGCGCTTCGGCCGTCGCCTGATCGCCCTGATCATTGACTGGGGCCTTGCCTTCCTCATTGCGAAGTTCGCATTCGACAGTAACCAGTGGGCGATACTCGGCATCTTTGCCGCCGAGCAGATCCTGTTGGTCGGAACCCTCGGTTACTCGATCGGGCACCGAATTCTTGGCCTCAGGGTTATCCGGCTCGACGGCCGGTGGCCAGGGCCGTTGTGGGCCTTCGTGCGCACGGTGCTGCTGTGCCTGGTGATCCCGGCAGGAATTTGGGATGCCGACCAGCGCGGGCTGCACGACAAGGCTGCCGGAACTGCTTTGGTGCGGATCTGA
- a CDS encoding DUF4191 domain-containing protein yields the protein MSTSNDSPKGGLFRRKPKDEKPKKDGRLKQIWSVFQMTRRQNPNVVWWMLLAFLGVVLIALLIGLWFGHPIYSSILGAAVGVLAAMFILARMAERAAFAQIEGQPGAVGAALGTLRRGWAVEEQPVAIEPRTQDVVFRAVGRGGVVLVSEGPPQRASKLLAKENKKTTRVLPNVPVHLIQGGNADGQVPLRKLPSTVTKIKPTLTKAEVLAVRKRLTALGGASLPIPKGIDPTRARPDRKAMKGR from the coding sequence ATGTCAACCAGCAACGATTCCCCCAAGGGCGGACTGTTCCGTCGGAAGCCCAAGGACGAAAAGCCCAAGAAAGACGGCCGGCTGAAGCAGATCTGGTCCGTTTTCCAGATGACACGCCGCCAGAACCCGAATGTGGTCTGGTGGATGCTGCTCGCGTTCCTCGGGGTCGTCCTGATCGCGCTGCTGATCGGCCTCTGGTTCGGCCATCCGATCTACAGCAGTATTCTCGGCGCGGCCGTCGGCGTACTCGCGGCAATGTTCATCCTGGCGAGGATGGCAGAGCGGGCAGCATTTGCCCAGATCGAGGGACAGCCAGGGGCAGTCGGCGCTGCCTTGGGCACGCTTCGTCGCGGCTGGGCAGTTGAGGAACAGCCCGTCGCAATCGAGCCCCGCACGCAGGATGTTGTGTTTCGTGCCGTCGGCCGGGGCGGCGTCGTCCTGGTCAGTGAGGGCCCTCCACAGCGCGCCTCGAAGCTGCTCGCCAAGGAGAACAAGAAGACGACCCGGGTGCTGCCGAACGTTCCGGTGCATCTGATCCAGGGTGGCAACGCGGACGGGCAGGTTCCGCTGCGAAAGCTGCCGTCCACCGTCACCAAGATCAAGCCGACTCTGACCAAGGCCGAAGTTCTGGCGGTTCGCAAACGATTGACCGCTCTTGGCGGTGCGTCATTGCCGATTCCTAAGGGAATCGACCCGACGCGGGCTCGCCCCGACCGGAAGGCCATGAAGGGCCGCTAG
- the lipA gene encoding lipoyl synthase, producing the protein MTIAPEGRRLLRVEARNAEVPIEDKPSWIKTKVKMGPEYTELKGLVRSEGLHTVCEEAGCPNIFECWEDREATFLIGGSQCTRRCDFCQIDTGKPDDFDADEPRRVAESVAQMGLRYSTITGVARDDLADGGAWLYAETVRQIHGLTEATGVELLIPDFNSDDEQLAEVFSSRPEVLAHNVETVPRIFKRIRPGFRYDRSLSVITKARDAGLVTKSNIILGMGETYDEAVETLRDLHAAGTDIITITQYLRPSPRHHPVDRWVKPEEFVALSNEAEQIGFLGVMSGPLVRSSYRAGRLWAGAMKKRGWQIPEHLQHLDRDTPARQEASALLAAER; encoded by the coding sequence GTGACTATTGCCCCTGAAGGACGTCGACTCCTGAGAGTCGAGGCCCGTAACGCCGAGGTTCCGATCGAAGACAAGCCTTCGTGGATCAAGACCAAGGTCAAGATGGGCCCGGAGTACACCGAACTCAAAGGGCTGGTCCGATCCGAAGGCCTGCATACTGTCTGCGAAGAGGCCGGCTGTCCGAACATCTTCGAATGCTGGGAAGACCGGGAAGCGACATTCCTGATCGGTGGCTCGCAATGCACCAGGCGCTGCGATTTCTGCCAGATCGATACCGGCAAACCGGATGACTTCGATGCCGACGAGCCGCGAAGGGTTGCGGAGTCCGTTGCGCAGATGGGCCTGCGTTACTCGACCATCACCGGAGTAGCCCGCGATGACCTGGCCGATGGCGGTGCCTGGCTCTACGCCGAAACCGTCCGGCAGATCCACGGGCTGACCGAAGCCACCGGCGTCGAGCTGCTGATTCCTGACTTCAACTCCGACGACGAGCAACTCGCCGAGGTGTTCTCCTCCCGGCCGGAGGTTCTCGCGCACAACGTCGAAACCGTCCCCCGGATCTTCAAGCGGATCCGCCCGGGCTTCCGCTACGATCGCTCACTGTCGGTGATCACCAAGGCGCGCGACGCAGGTCTGGTCACGAAGTCGAACATCATCCTCGGGATGGGTGAAACCTACGACGAGGCAGTCGAAACTCTGCGCGACCTGCACGCAGCAGGTACGGACATCATCACGATCACCCAGTATCTGAGGCCGTCGCCCCGGCACCATCCCGTGGATCGTTGGGTAAAGCCCGAAGAATTCGTTGCACTGAGCAACGAGGCGGAGCAGATCGGCTTCCTCGGGGTAATGAGCGGGCCGCTCGTGCGTTCTTCCTACCGGGCCGGGCGCCTCTGGGCCGGCGCAATGAAGAAGCGGGGCTGGCAAATCCCGGAACACCTGCAGCACCTCGATCGGGACACCCCTGCCCGGCAGGAAGCGTCGGCGCTGCTGGCGGCCGAACGCTGA
- the lipB gene encoding lipoyl(octanoyl) transferase LipB, whose product MSLTFTELGFAPDYVNYLAGWNHQRRLHDEVVRGVTGDTVLLLEHEAVYTAGKRTEPWERPADGTPVIDVDRGGKITWHGPGQLVGYPIIKLADPTAVRKYVESLEAALIEVCAEYGIVGDRVEGRSGVWLEPTDTKPSRKIGAIGIRVDHGVTMHGFALNCSNSLDGYSTIVPCGIADAGVTSIAAETGTNVSPYDTLALVRKRLVHHLAPAIEEISA is encoded by the coding sequence ATGAGTCTTACGTTTACTGAGCTCGGCTTTGCTCCCGACTACGTGAACTACCTCGCCGGCTGGAATCACCAGCGACGGCTGCACGACGAAGTCGTCCGGGGAGTCACGGGCGATACGGTGCTGTTGCTCGAGCACGAAGCGGTCTACACAGCCGGGAAGCGCACGGAACCATGGGAACGTCCGGCCGACGGCACGCCGGTGATCGACGTGGATCGGGGCGGAAAGATCACCTGGCACGGGCCGGGCCAGCTGGTCGGTTATCCGATCATCAAGCTCGCCGATCCAACCGCGGTCAGGAAGTACGTCGAATCCCTCGAGGCCGCACTGATCGAAGTCTGTGCCGAGTATGGGATCGTCGGCGACCGGGTCGAAGGCCGCTCAGGCGTGTGGCTGGAGCCAACCGACACCAAACCGTCCCGCAAGATCGGCGCGATCGGGATCAGGGTCGATCACGGCGTGACAATGCACGGTTTCGCCCTGAACTGCTCCAATAGCCTCGACGGATACTCGACCATCGTGCCCTGCGGGATCGCCGACGCCGGGGTGACGTCGATCGCCGCCGAAACCGGCACGAATGTTTCTCCGTATGACACGCTGGCTCTCGTCAGGAAACGACTGGTTCATCACCTCGCTCCGGCGATCGAGGAGATCTCAGCCTGA
- a CDS encoding TIGR01777 family oxidoreductase, which yields MKILVAGASGFIGSALLPHLVSEGHEVTQLVRRAPRTSAEAHWDPASGRLEPAIIDAHDVVINLAGAGVGDHRWSTEYRRLIRDSRVDTTTTLAKAMTQAARPPQAFVNASAVGYYGDRGDQILDETAPPGTGFLSEVCSQWESAADTAPDGVRIAKCRVGIVLAPDGGALARLLPLIRFGLGGPLGSGKQWWPWITLPDIVRAFAHAATNDSLAGPVNFVGPAPARNADIVASLARALRRPAVLSVPRFALRVAVGELAGDILASTRAVPGRLQESGFNYRHNSLTAAAAWAAGEP from the coding sequence ATGAAGATTCTCGTCGCCGGTGCAAGTGGCTTCATTGGCTCGGCTTTACTGCCTCACCTCGTGTCCGAGGGGCACGAGGTGACCCAGCTCGTGCGCAGGGCGCCACGTACTTCCGCAGAAGCACACTGGGATCCTGCATCGGGCCGGCTGGAACCTGCGATCATCGACGCCCACGATGTCGTGATCAATCTGGCCGGCGCCGGAGTCGGAGACCATCGTTGGTCGACGGAGTACCGACGGCTGATTCGCGACTCCAGGGTCGACACAACCACAACCCTGGCTAAGGCAATGACACAGGCCGCCCGGCCTCCGCAGGCCTTCGTGAATGCATCAGCGGTTGGTTACTATGGCGACCGCGGCGATCAGATTCTGGACGAGACCGCTCCCCCGGGCACCGGCTTTCTCAGCGAGGTTTGCAGCCAATGGGAATCGGCTGCAGATACCGCTCCCGACGGCGTCCGGATTGCCAAATGCCGGGTAGGCATTGTGCTGGCCCCGGATGGCGGAGCCCTGGCTCGGCTGCTCCCGCTGATCCGGTTCGGGCTGGGCGGGCCGCTCGGTAGTGGAAAACAATGGTGGCCATGGATCACCTTGCCGGACATCGTTCGAGCCTTCGCTCACGCCGCCACGAACGATAGCCTGGCTGGTCCGGTGAACTTTGTCGGACCGGCGCCCGCACGCAATGCCGATATCGTCGCTTCGCTGGCTCGGGCACTGCGCCGGCCGGCGGTTCTGTCGGTGCCGCGCTTCGCGTTGCGGGTCGCGGTCGGCGAACTTGCCGGCGACATTCTCGCCTCTACTCGTGCCGTTCCGGGCCGCCTGCAGGAATCCGGTTTCAACTACCGCCACAACTCGCTGACCGCAGCCGCCGCCTGGGCGGCGGGCGAGCCCTGA
- the sucB gene encoding 2-oxoglutarate dehydrogenase, E2 component, dihydrolipoamide succinyltransferase yields the protein MSNSVQMPALGESVTEGTVTRWLKQVGDEIAVDEPLLEVSTDKVDTEIPSPYAGVVEKILAEEDDTVEVGGDLAIIGDGSGSDDSGAEDEGAADDAGESAESGAEEAPAEEAQDSGAEESAEEAPAEKAPQADASPAGGSAEGTEVKMPALGESVTEGTVTRWLKQVGEEVAVDEPLLEVSTDKVDTEIPSPVAGTISKILAEEDETVEVGGALAIIGGSDAGSDDAGSDDAGSEEPAQSATDQAEEAAAEAEDETVQAESAAQPAQQETPAPKPAVKEQPAPAKSEQEPAAPVAPHSAASTAAKVGEGAGYITPLVRKLAGQHGVDLSDLDGTGVGGRIRKQDVLDAAAKAKEEAPAAAAAPVTEVQVSDEAAKLRGTTQKAPRIRQTIAKRMKESLDVSAQLTQVIEVDMTRIVKLRNKAKDTFLANEGVKLTFLPFFAKAVVEALKQHPKVNASYDEEAKEITYHNAEHLGIAVDTDRGLLAPVIHDAGGLNIAGLAHKIADLGQRTRTNKVSPEELGGGTFTITNIGSVGALFDTPIINQPQVGILGTGAIVKRPVVLTNAEGDDTIAIRSMVYLPLTYDHRLVDGADAGRFLQTIKARLEEGNFESELGL from the coding sequence ATGTCGAACTCCGTGCAGATGCCGGCCCTCGGCGAAAGCGTCACCGAGGGCACCGTTACGCGCTGGCTCAAGCAAGTAGGTGACGAAATTGCAGTAGACGAGCCACTACTCGAAGTTTCCACCGACAAGGTGGACACCGAAATCCCTTCGCCCTACGCAGGCGTTGTCGAGAAGATCCTCGCCGAAGAGGACGACACTGTCGAGGTCGGCGGCGACCTGGCCATCATTGGTGATGGCTCCGGATCGGACGACTCCGGCGCTGAAGATGAGGGTGCCGCGGACGACGCGGGCGAATCCGCTGAATCCGGCGCGGAAGAAGCACCGGCCGAAGAAGCCCAGGACTCCGGCGCGGAAGAATCCGCGGAGGAAGCACCTGCAGAAAAGGCTCCCCAGGCCGATGCTTCACCTGCCGGCGGTTCGGCAGAGGGCACCGAAGTCAAGATGCCTGCGCTCGGCGAAAGCGTCACCGAGGGCACGGTGACCCGCTGGCTCAAGCAGGTCGGCGAAGAGGTCGCGGTCGATGAGCCGCTGCTCGAGGTTTCGACCGACAAGGTGGACACCGAGATTCCCTCGCCGGTAGCCGGAACTATTTCGAAGATCCTGGCCGAAGAAGACGAGACCGTCGAGGTCGGCGGCGCCCTTGCCATTATCGGCGGCTCGGACGCGGGTTCCGACGACGCGGGGTCCGACGACGCGGGTTCCGAAGAACCGGCGCAGTCCGCTACCGACCAGGCCGAGGAGGCAGCAGCCGAGGCAGAGGACGAAACCGTCCAAGCTGAGTCGGCCGCACAGCCTGCCCAGCAGGAGACTCCGGCCCCGAAGCCAGCAGTTAAGGAACAGCCTGCACCGGCAAAATCGGAGCAGGAGCCAGCCGCTCCGGTGGCACCGCACTCAGCGGCCAGCACGGCCGCCAAGGTCGGCGAGGGCGCCGGATACATTACCCCGCTCGTGCGCAAGCTTGCCGGACAGCACGGTGTCGACCTCTCCGACCTTGACGGCACCGGCGTCGGCGGACGGATCCGCAAGCAGGATGTCCTCGATGCGGCGGCCAAGGCGAAGGAAGAGGCTCCGGCGGCTGCTGCCGCACCGGTGACCGAGGTCCAGGTTTCGGATGAGGCTGCCAAACTGCGCGGCACTACGCAGAAGGCTCCGCGGATTCGCCAGACCATTGCCAAGCGGATGAAGGAATCGCTTGACGTGTCGGCGCAGCTGACCCAGGTGATCGAGGTCGATATGACCCGGATCGTGAAGCTGCGGAACAAGGCAAAGGACACTTTCTTAGCCAACGAAGGCGTGAAGCTGACCTTCCTGCCATTCTTCGCCAAGGCAGTTGTCGAAGCGCTGAAGCAGCATCCAAAGGTCAACGCCTCGTACGACGAAGAGGCAAAGGAGATCACCTATCACAACGCCGAGCACCTGGGTATCGCAGTCGATACCGACCGCGGTCTCCTGGCTCCAGTGATTCACGATGCCGGTGGCCTGAACATTGCCGGTCTCGCGCACAAGATCGCGGATCTCGGGCAGCGCACCCGGACCAACAAGGTCAGCCCGGAAGAGCTTGGCGGCGGCACCTTCACGATCACGAATATCGGCAGCGTCGGAGCGCTGTTCGATACTCCGATCATCAACCAGCCGCAGGTTGGCATCCTCGGTACCGGAGCAATCGTCAAGCGTCCAGTGGTGCTGACAAATGCTGAGGGGGACGACACCATCGCTATCCGCTCGATGGTGTACCTGCCGCTGACCTACGATCACCGTCTGGTTGACGGCGCCGATGCCGGTCGCTTCCTGCAGACCATCAAGGCACGGCTTGAAGAGGGAAACTTCGAATCTGAGCTCGGCTTGTAA
- the lpdA gene encoding dihydrolipoyl dehydrogenase has product MSGTEQEQYDLVILGGGSGGYAAALRGSELGLSVALIEKDKLGGTCLHRGCIPTKTLLHAAEVADAAKEAGQFGIKATFDGVDMSGVNSFKDEVVNRNYKGLQGLVKARGVKLVEGTGKLVGTDTIEVTGANGTESYKGKNIILASGSYSKSLPGLEIGGRVITSEQALELDYVPERVAVLGGGVIGVEFASVWKSFGAEVSVIEALPHLVPNEDEAISKALERAFRKRKINFSVGVRFKGVEQDDNGVKVTLEDGKTIEADLLLVAVGRGPVTDGLGYEEAGVTLDRGFVITNDRLHTGVGNIYAVGDIVPGLQLAHRGFGQGIFVAEEIAGLSPAPIDESGIPRVTYSEPEITSVGLSEAQAKTKFGDDKVETIEYNLGGNGKSVILKTTGFVKLVREKDGPVVGVHLIGARVSEQAGEGQLIVNWEAYPEEVAQLIHAHPTQNEAMGEAHLALAGKPLHFHS; this is encoded by the coding sequence GTGAGCGGTACTGAACAGGAACAATACGATCTCGTCATCCTCGGTGGTGGCAGCGGCGGATACGCCGCGGCTCTTCGGGGAAGCGAGCTGGGCCTGTCAGTGGCCTTGATCGAAAAAGACAAACTCGGCGGAACCTGCCTGCACCGCGGCTGCATTCCGACGAAGACCCTGTTGCATGCCGCCGAGGTAGCCGATGCGGCTAAGGAAGCCGGCCAGTTCGGCATCAAGGCAACTTTTGACGGCGTGGATATGTCCGGCGTCAATAGCTTCAAAGACGAGGTAGTCAACCGGAATTACAAAGGCCTTCAGGGTCTGGTGAAGGCCCGCGGCGTCAAGCTGGTCGAAGGCACCGGCAAGCTGGTCGGCACCGACACCATCGAAGTCACCGGCGCCAACGGCACGGAGAGCTACAAGGGCAAGAACATCATTCTCGCGTCCGGCTCATACTCGAAGTCGCTTCCCGGTCTGGAAATCGGCGGCCGGGTCATCACGTCGGAGCAGGCACTAGAGCTCGACTACGTTCCTGAGCGGGTGGCAGTTCTCGGCGGCGGCGTGATCGGCGTGGAGTTCGCCAGCGTCTGGAAGTCGTTTGGGGCCGAGGTCAGCGTCATCGAAGCGCTGCCACATCTCGTGCCGAACGAAGACGAGGCGATCTCGAAGGCGCTTGAGCGCGCGTTCCGCAAGCGCAAGATCAACTTCTCGGTCGGAGTCCGGTTCAAGGGCGTCGAACAGGATGACAACGGGGTCAAGGTGACCCTCGAAGACGGCAAGACCATAGAGGCAGACCTGCTCCTGGTCGCCGTCGGCCGTGGCCCGGTGACCGACGGTCTCGGCTATGAAGAAGCCGGTGTGACCCTCGATCGCGGCTTCGTGATCACCAATGACCGCCTGCACACCGGTGTCGGCAACATCTATGCCGTCGGCGATATCGTTCCAGGCCTGCAGCTCGCGCACCGCGGTTTTGGGCAGGGAATCTTCGTCGCAGAGGAAATCGCCGGACTCTCCCCCGCCCCGATCGACGAATCTGGAATTCCCCGGGTTACCTACAGCGAGCCGGAGATCACCTCCGTCGGGCTCTCGGAAGCGCAGGCGAAGACGAAGTTCGGCGACGACAAGGTCGAGACAATCGAGTACAACCTCGGTGGGAACGGCAAGAGCGTCATTCTGAAAACCACAGGATTCGTCAAGCTTGTCCGCGAAAAGGACGGACCAGTGGTCGGCGTGCACCTGATCGGCGCTCGGGTCAGCGAGCAGGCCGGAGAGGGACAGCTGATCGTGAACTGGGAGGCATACCCTGAAGAGGTTGCCCAGCTCATCCACGCTCACCCGACTCAGAACGAGGCAATGGGAGAGGCCCACCTCGCACTGGCGGGCAAACCGCTGCACTTCCACTCATAA
- a CDS encoding oxidoreductase: protein MSRFSSRMKSIFRRNASQPATGSDDDSPRSRKAATISHIRDFRDTRVGVEAYIEPATASTPATMLLIATTGEWTRRAVPSEKVGWNLARELSIPVYDVNQTGYPPRMRAWTKAKRDQEKRGD, encoded by the coding sequence ATGAGCAGATTTTCGAGCCGAATGAAATCGATCTTCCGGCGAAACGCGTCCCAGCCGGCAACTGGGTCCGACGATGACAGCCCGCGCTCCCGCAAGGCGGCAACCATCTCGCACATCCGGGATTTCAGGGACACCAGGGTCGGCGTCGAGGCATACATCGAACCTGCCACGGCGTCGACTCCGGCCACCATGCTGCTGATCGCGACAACGGGGGAGTGGACCCGCAGGGCGGTCCCATCCGAGAAAGTCGGCTGGAACCTGGCCCGCGAGCTGTCCATTCCGGTGTACGACGTGAACCAGACCGGCTACCCGCCGCGAATGCGCGCCTGGACAAAAGCCAAACGCGATCAGGAAAAACGCGGCGACTAG